From Eleftheria terrae, the proteins below share one genomic window:
- a CDS encoding TRAP transporter small permease subunit yields the protein MPILLRFTRFVDAITDLFAGFAQVAVVASCFISAGNAAIRYSFSISSNAWLEIQWYLFAACVMLGAAQVLRLNEHVRVDVFYGRLSGKAKVLVDLFGLVFFLVPVMLVMLAYAVPMFIQFYVSGEVSGNAGGLVRWPAVLMLPLGFSLVLLQGVSEIIKRVAWLFHRYDMDTHYERPLQ from the coding sequence GTGCCAATCTTGCTTCGGTTCACACGATTCGTGGATGCCATCACCGACCTGTTCGCCGGCTTCGCGCAGGTGGCGGTCGTGGCCTCCTGCTTCATCAGCGCAGGCAATGCGGCCATCCGCTATTCGTTCAGCATCAGCTCGAACGCCTGGCTGGAGATCCAGTGGTACCTCTTCGCGGCGTGCGTGATGCTCGGCGCGGCGCAGGTGCTCCGGCTCAACGAGCATGTGCGGGTGGACGTGTTCTACGGCCGCCTCTCGGGCAAGGCCAAGGTGTTGGTCGACCTCTTCGGCCTGGTCTTCTTCCTGGTGCCGGTGATGCTGGTGATGCTGGCCTACGCGGTGCCGATGTTCATCCAGTTCTATGTCAGCGGCGAGGTCTCGGGCAATGCCGGGGGCCTGGTGCGCTGGCCTGCGGTGCTGATGCTGCCGCTGGGCTTCTCCCTTGTCCTGCTGCAGGGGGTGAGCGAAATCATCAAGCGTGTCGCGTGGCTGTTCCACCGCTATGACATGGACACCCACTACGAAAGGCCGCTGCAATGA
- a CDS encoding GDYXXLXY domain-containing protein yields the protein MSTDRLDRVLQSAVAAGLLPAAADRPVQEGRPWPVVLLTALGAWLAALPLLVMLGMLLGDVIQRGVGLYLVGGLLLGGAVVVLRARAVPLFVEQLAVPALLVGGGALGMAFDRDWPDAAGFAVLAAIACGLAIVIPRPWLRTLLGAACGVLVALAWQTGLRSSWDLWSSGALRDWLAWHGCLVLCALAHGLQWRAHGAGWPRPRHAAALESLTAGWLLAALAGLAFWSGMSFLVGASVGAGAGSHPGVASLRGHDAVVPVISAVLAAAGAVLVSRRWASLRQPAGGGLALVLVVLSWFLPALGAVVLAMAYAAATQRWALATAAAVAGAWIVGTFYYQLSWPLAYKAGVLLAAGAALALLAAWARHRLRPQATQAAAPVRSTWRRERLGLLASGVAVLAVANIGIWQKESVIAHGQPVLVALAPVDPRSLMQGDYMRLNFDLSSEIVAQLDAEVRYHRPQLVVRLDARGVATPLRLHSGGPLAAGEKRIELTPKNGRWVLVSDAWFFEEGDAARWQAARYGEFRVAEDGRALLVGLRDAQLKPL from the coding sequence ATGAGCACCGATCGGCTTGACCGGGTCCTGCAGTCCGCGGTGGCGGCCGGCCTGTTGCCGGCCGCGGCCGACCGTCCGGTGCAAGAGGGCCGGCCCTGGCCCGTGGTGTTGCTGACGGCCCTCGGCGCCTGGCTGGCGGCGTTGCCGCTGCTGGTCATGCTGGGCATGCTGCTGGGCGACGTCATCCAGCGTGGTGTCGGTCTCTACCTGGTGGGGGGGCTGTTGCTGGGCGGGGCGGTGGTGGTGCTGCGCGCGCGTGCGGTGCCGTTGTTCGTGGAGCAGCTGGCGGTGCCAGCGTTGCTGGTGGGAGGCGGCGCCCTGGGCATGGCCTTCGACCGCGACTGGCCCGACGCGGCTGGCTTTGCGGTGCTGGCCGCCATCGCGTGCGGCCTGGCCATCGTGATTCCCCGCCCCTGGTTGCGCACGCTGCTGGGCGCGGCCTGCGGTGTGCTGGTGGCGCTGGCATGGCAGACCGGCTTGCGATCGTCCTGGGACCTGTGGTCGAGCGGTGCCCTTCGCGACTGGCTGGCCTGGCATGGCTGCCTGGTGCTGTGTGCGCTGGCCCATGGCCTGCAGTGGCGCGCGCATGGGGCCGGGTGGCCGCGGCCGCGCCATGCCGCGGCGCTCGAAAGCCTGACCGCCGGCTGGCTGCTGGCGGCGCTGGCGGGGCTGGCCTTCTGGTCCGGCATGAGCTTCCTGGTCGGGGCCAGCGTGGGCGCCGGCGCCGGGTCCCACCCAGGCGTGGCATCGCTGCGCGGGCATGACGCGGTCGTGCCCGTCATCTCCGCCGTGCTGGCGGCTGCGGGCGCCGTGCTGGTCTCGCGGCGCTGGGCGAGCTTGCGCCAGCCGGCAGGGGGCGGCTTGGCGCTGGTGCTCGTTGTGCTGTCGTGGTTCCTGCCGGCGCTGGGCGCGGTGGTGCTGGCCATGGCCTATGCGGCCGCCACGCAGCGCTGGGCGCTTGCCACGGCGGCGGCGGTCGCGGGTGCGTGGATCGTCGGCACCTTCTACTACCAGCTGAGCTGGCCGCTGGCCTACAAGGCAGGCGTGCTGCTCGCGGCCGGCGCGGCCCTGGCCCTGCTGGCGGCCTGGGCCCGGCACCGGCTGCGGCCGCAGGCGACGCAGGCGGCCGCCCCGGTGCGCTCCACCTGGCGCCGGGAGCGGCTGGGCCTGCTGGCCAGCGGCGTCGCCGTGCTGGCGGTCGCCAACATCGGCATCTGGCAGAAGGAAAGCGTCATCGCGCACGGTCAGCCGGTGCTGGTGGCGCTGGCTCCGGTGGACCCCCGATCGCTGATGCAGGGCGACTACATGCGGCTCAACTTCGACCTGTCGAGCGAGATCGTCGCCCAGCTCGACGCCGAGGTGCGCTATCACCGGCCGCAGCTGGTGGTGCGGCTGGATGCTCGTGGCGTCGCGACGCCGCTGCGCCTGCACAGCGGCGGCCCGCTGGCGGCCGGCGAGAAGCGCATCGAGCTCACGCCGAAGAACGGGCGCTGGGTGCTGGTCAGCGATGCCTGGTTCTTCGAAGAGGGCGACGCTGCGCGCTGGCAGGCTGCCCGCTACGGTGAATTCCGGGTGGCCGAAGACGGCCGCGCCCTCCTCGTCGGCTTGCGCGATGCGCAGTTGAAGCCGTTGTAA
- a CDS encoding OmpP1/FadL family transporter: MSFGTSRLIRPALIAAAIGAAFGNASAAGLVFGTQSASNMGTANAGAAAVFDATTIFTNPAGMARLKGTHLSGALNLVFPDTEFTDTGSTTALGTPTPGRKKAEFGHTVVVPHLYATHELQSGLVAGLGVFVPYGSATDYDKDWTGRYHSTESELKSVNINPSIAWKPNEQWSLGAGLSAQFVKGKISKAIDFGSMTGLPAMSGNRALDGDVAVKGDDWGFGYNLGVMFEPTPATRFGLAYRSRIKHKVTGDADFTVPAALASNPRAAALRDTDASLDLTMPETFSIHGFHQIDSRWAVMGDITRTRHSRLQEIRIKLKNLPDSVTPTKWRDATRFAVGATYKYSDALTFRGGVAYDKSPEDDGNRIANIPDAHRTWLAGGVSWALDDKRVLDVALAYVKLKDGSVAQSDVAAPRSVVRGEYDTKSFVLGVQYNQGF; encoded by the coding sequence ATGTCTTTCGGGACTTCCCGCCTGATCCGTCCCGCCCTGATCGCCGCGGCCATCGGCGCGGCTTTCGGCAATGCCTCGGCCGCCGGCCTCGTGTTCGGCACGCAAAGCGCGAGCAACATGGGCACCGCCAATGCAGGTGCTGCCGCCGTGTTCGACGCCACCACCATCTTCACCAACCCCGCCGGCATGGCGCGGCTGAAGGGCACCCACCTGTCGGGCGCCCTCAACCTGGTCTTCCCCGACACCGAGTTCACCGACACCGGCTCCACCACCGCCCTGGGCACCCCGACGCCCGGCCGCAAGAAGGCCGAGTTCGGCCACACCGTGGTGGTGCCGCACCTCTACGCGACGCATGAGCTGCAGTCGGGCCTGGTCGCCGGCCTCGGTGTGTTCGTGCCCTACGGCTCGGCCACCGACTACGACAAGGACTGGACCGGCCGCTACCACTCCACCGAGAGCGAGCTCAAGAGCGTCAACATCAACCCCTCCATCGCGTGGAAGCCCAATGAGCAGTGGTCGCTGGGCGCGGGCCTGAGCGCGCAGTTCGTCAAGGGCAAGATCTCCAAGGCCATCGACTTCGGCAGCATGACCGGCCTGCCGGCCATGAGCGGCAACCGTGCGCTGGACGGCGACGTGGCCGTCAAGGGCGATGACTGGGGCTTCGGCTACAACCTGGGCGTGATGTTCGAGCCGACGCCCGCGACGCGCTTCGGTCTGGCCTACCGCTCGCGCATCAAGCACAAAGTGACCGGCGACGCCGACTTCACCGTGCCGGCCGCTCTGGCGTCCAACCCGCGGGCCGCGGCGCTGCGCGACACCGACGCCAGCCTCGACCTGACGATGCCCGAGACCTTCTCGATCCACGGCTTCCACCAGATCGACTCGCGCTGGGCCGTGATGGGGGACATCACCCGCACGCGCCACTCGCGCCTGCAGGAGATCCGCATCAAGCTGAAGAATCTGCCCGACTCGGTGACGCCCACCAAGTGGCGGGATGCCACGCGCTTTGCAGTCGGCGCCACCTACAAGTACAGCGATGCGCTGACCTTCCGCGGTGGCGTGGCCTATGACAAATCGCCCGAGGACGACGGCAACCGCATTGCCAACATCCCTGACGCGCACCGCACCTGGCTGGCAGGCGGCGTGTCCTGGGCGCTGGACGACAAGCGGGTGCTCGATGTCGCGCTGGCCTATGTGAAGCTCAAGGACGGCTCGGTCGCGCAAAGCGACGTCGCTGCCCCGCGCTCCGTGGTGCGTGGCGAGTACGACACCAAGTCCTTCGTGCTGGGCGTCCAGTACAACCAGGGCTTCTGA
- a CDS encoding ankyrin repeat domain-containing protein, which translates to MAVPARALAVLLLVLATGVGAAPPLDVYHLATLVQQNRSAELRRELEGHSPRDINFLARSLLLGSALHGARVDALEALLDWGLSADRSLPVPGGPGLQAMTPLMLAIAASGDARLVALLLERGADVNKDMDGSTPLGLALSMRRHAVAALLLEHGARVERPEDAPVVTPLMELCLSLQPQDGQAVLDLIRRLVAAGARIDRAGPGGSTALSLAALNGHAASVALLLDLGADVSQRNRRGESALDLARRKGHVEVVELLLAAGARP; encoded by the coding sequence ATGGCGGTGCCGGCTCGCGCGCTGGCGGTCCTGCTGCTGGTGCTGGCCACCGGTGTGGGGGCCGCGCCGCCGCTCGATGTCTACCACCTGGCGACGCTGGTGCAGCAGAACAGGTCGGCCGAGCTGCGGCGTGAGCTGGAAGGCCACAGCCCGCGCGACATCAACTTCCTGGCGCGCTCACTGCTGCTGGGCAGCGCCCTGCATGGCGCCCGCGTTGATGCACTGGAGGCGCTGCTCGACTGGGGCCTGTCGGCCGACCGCAGCCTGCCGGTGCCGGGCGGTCCGGGGCTGCAGGCCATGACACCGCTGATGCTCGCCATTGCCGCAAGCGGCGATGCGCGCCTGGTGGCACTGCTGCTGGAGCGCGGTGCCGACGTGAACAAGGACATGGACGGGTCCACGCCGCTGGGCCTGGCCTTGTCGATGCGCCGCCATGCCGTGGCGGCCCTCCTGCTGGAGCACGGAGCGCGGGTCGAGCGGCCGGAGGACGCGCCGGTGGTCACGCCCTTGATGGAGCTGTGCCTCTCGCTGCAGCCACAGGACGGCCAGGCGGTGCTGGACCTCATCCGCCGCCTGGTGGCCGCGGGCGCCCGCATCGACCGCGCAGGTCCGGGTGGCAGTACCGCGCTGTCGCTGGCCGCCCTGAACGGGCATGCAGCAAGCGTGGCCCTGCTGCTGGACTTGGGGGCCGATGTGTCACAGCGCAACCGGCGCGGTGAATCGGCCCTGGACCTGGCCCGGCGCAAGGGGCATGTCGAGGTGGTCGAGCTGCTGCTGGCGGCCGGAGCCCGGCCATGA
- a CDS encoding DUF2157 domain-containing protein: MNLRLALYELAERHHLDARSSQRLQQLAGLHEEPAGVSRWMPLATAVLAAVLGGLGLVFWVAANWQDFGRAGRFLLLQAFVVLPLLGALWKPAARAPLALLSLLGIGALFAYFGQTYQTGADPWQLFGLWAALALPLCLALRSDVLWAPWALVSVTAASLWVHAHIGHRWSTEPQDLGLHAVGWGWALAVVAGLSPPLQRYSGAGPWALRTAVTLAVAMITTTGIIGVFRDTVAPHYLLALLLLLAAGVALAQARSFDIFGLSATALGLNTLLFAGLVRLLFRHHRGDAIGELLILGLTAAGLLAATVQVVLKLARQHAQRGGRP; this comes from the coding sequence ATGAACTTGCGACTGGCACTGTACGAGCTGGCTGAGCGGCATCACCTCGATGCCCGATCCAGCCAACGCCTGCAGCAGCTGGCGGGCCTGCATGAGGAGCCGGCCGGTGTGTCCCGCTGGATGCCGCTTGCCACCGCGGTGCTGGCTGCGGTGCTTGGCGGGCTCGGATTGGTGTTCTGGGTCGCGGCCAACTGGCAGGACTTCGGCCGCGCCGGGCGCTTCTTGCTGCTGCAGGCGTTTGTCGTGCTGCCGCTGCTTGGCGCGCTGTGGAAGCCGGCGGCTCGCGCGCCGCTGGCGCTGCTGTCGCTGCTGGGCATTGGCGCCTTGTTCGCCTACTTCGGCCAGACTTACCAGACCGGTGCCGACCCCTGGCAGCTGTTTGGCCTGTGGGCCGCACTGGCGCTGCCGCTGTGCCTGGCGTTGCGCAGCGACGTCCTCTGGGCGCCGTGGGCGCTGGTGAGCGTGACGGCGGCATCGCTGTGGGTGCACGCCCACATCGGCCACCGATGGAGCACCGAGCCGCAGGACCTCGGTCTGCATGCCGTCGGCTGGGGCTGGGCCCTGGCGGTGGTGGCCGGGCTCAGCCCGCCACTGCAGCGCTACAGCGGTGCCGGGCCATGGGCGCTGCGCACGGCCGTCACGCTCGCCGTGGCGATGATCACCACCACCGGCATCATCGGCGTCTTCCGCGACACCGTCGCGCCGCACTACCTGCTTGCCTTGCTGCTGTTGCTGGCCGCCGGGGTCGCGCTGGCGCAAGCCCGCAGCTTCGACATCTTCGGCCTGAGCGCCACTGCGCTGGGGCTGAACACCCTGCTGTTTGCCGGCCTCGTGCGACTGCTGTTCAGGCACCACCGCGGCGACGCCATCGGGGAGTTGCTGATCCTCGGCCTCACCGCGGCCGGCCTGCTGGCCGCCACGGTGCAGGTCGTGCTCAAGCTGGCGCGGCAGCATGCACAGCGAGGAGGCCGACCATGA
- a CDS encoding PEP-CTERM sorting domain-containing protein: MLTVARACALVLTLASSGHAAAALEGRDLGGGSAFDAYYDTELDITWLADANLAGTTGYTEGGWMDWQTAMDWVSSLDVHGVKGWRLPQIHVPEGVPHSDFFGQAETGVGWGKASELGHMFYVTLGNSAYDPPGGDPGCSPEGCALQNSGPFTNLVASVAYWTGTLYPKRPYPGSTQSAWMFETWNGRQIDYSLDTPLIAWAVHPGDVVAVPEPQTVALLAAGFAAILWRRQRAQRPQ; this comes from the coding sequence ATGTTGACTGTTGCCAGAGCTTGCGCCCTCGTGCTCACACTCGCGTCGAGCGGCCACGCCGCTGCCGCCCTTGAAGGGCGCGACCTCGGCGGCGGCAGCGCCTTCGATGCGTATTACGACACCGAGCTCGACATCACTTGGCTGGCCGACGCGAACCTCGCCGGCACCACCGGCTATACCGAGGGCGGCTGGATGGACTGGCAGACCGCGATGGACTGGGTGTCCAGCCTCGATGTGCATGGCGTCAAGGGGTGGCGGCTGCCGCAGATCCACGTCCCGGAGGGCGTGCCGCACTCCGACTTCTTCGGCCAGGCGGAAACCGGCGTGGGCTGGGGAAAGGCGTCCGAACTGGGGCACATGTTCTATGTGACGCTCGGCAATTCCGCCTACGACCCACCGGGAGGCGACCCGGGTTGCAGCCCGGAGGGGTGCGCGCTGCAGAACAGCGGGCCTTTCACCAACCTGGTGGCCTCCGTGGCTTACTGGACCGGAACGCTGTACCCCAAAAGGCCGTATCCGGGGAGCACGCAGTCGGCGTGGATGTTCGAGACATGGAACGGGCGGCAGATCGACTACTCGCTCGATACGCCCTTGATCGCCTGGGCCGTGCACCCGGGCGACGTGGTGGCCGTCCCCGAACCGCAGACGGTCGCGCTGCTCGCTGCCGGCTTCGCCGCCATCCTGTGGCGGCGCCAGCGGGCGCAGCGGCCACAGTGA
- a CDS encoding LysR family transcriptional regulator encodes MDRFDALRAFVRVVEAGSFTKAAQTLHMNKTSVTQLVQQLEARLRVKLLNRTTRRVGLTADGAAYYERVVRVLADLEDADTSLSGAAASPRGRLRVDVPSPLARLILMPALPAFHARYPEIQLDMGVSDRMVDLIGDNVDCVLRGGELTDSSLLARRVGELQLGVYAAPGYLEQAGTPAHPRDLEDTHQRIVGFLSARSGRVVRITMRRQTEQVEVQGRYVVAVDDGNAYLAAGLAGMGVLWLPHYMAKAHVARGELVPVFADWHVEPMPLYIAFPPNRHVSAKLRVFVDWVAALMLQHAPVSARADRHAPRTGDTSDPPQGRPSSALR; translated from the coding sequence ATGGACCGTTTCGATGCGCTGCGGGCCTTCGTTCGCGTGGTGGAAGCAGGCAGCTTCACCAAGGCCGCGCAGACGCTGCACATGAACAAGACCAGCGTGACGCAACTGGTGCAGCAGCTGGAGGCACGGCTGCGGGTCAAGCTGCTCAATCGCACCACGCGCCGGGTCGGGCTGACTGCCGACGGCGCGGCGTACTACGAGCGCGTGGTGCGCGTGCTGGCCGACCTGGAAGATGCCGACACCAGCCTGTCCGGCGCTGCCGCCTCGCCGAGGGGCCGCTTGCGGGTGGACGTGCCGAGTCCGCTCGCCCGCCTGATCCTGATGCCCGCACTGCCGGCGTTCCACGCGCGCTACCCCGAGATCCAGCTGGACATGGGCGTCAGCGACCGGATGGTGGACCTGATCGGCGACAACGTCGACTGCGTGCTGCGCGGGGGCGAGCTGACCGACTCCTCGCTGCTCGCCCGCCGTGTCGGCGAGCTGCAGCTGGGCGTCTATGCGGCGCCCGGCTATCTGGAACAGGCCGGCACGCCCGCGCATCCGCGCGATCTGGAAGACACGCACCAGCGCATCGTCGGCTTCCTGAGTGCCCGCAGCGGCAGGGTGGTCCGCATCACCATGCGACGCCAAACCGAGCAGGTCGAGGTGCAGGGCCGCTACGTGGTCGCGGTCGATGACGGCAATGCCTACCTGGCGGCCGGCCTCGCCGGCATGGGTGTTCTCTGGCTGCCGCACTACATGGCGAAGGCCCATGTGGCCCGCGGCGAGCTGGTGCCCGTGTTCGCCGACTGGCATGTGGAGCCGATGCCGCTGTACATCGCGTTCCCGCCGAACCGGCATGTCAGCGCCAAGCTGCGGGTGTTCGTCGACTGGGTGGCCGCACTGATGCTGCAGCATGCGCCGGTGAGTGCGCGCGCCGACCGGCACGCGCCCCGGACCGGCGACACAAGCGACCCGCCGCAAGGCCGGCCTTCATCTGCACTGCGATGA
- a CDS encoding M20/M25/M40 family metallo-hydrolase, which yields MALCSAAHAGEKVWISLGDAALAQLQKHTTAAVAASVQARPAPLEGAAVAAAAAAEGVHLVQVDEDDLAKLSASVHHELRRCGGFMYHASQAEGLATLQRQSGAARRVTAAAATRPSYVIDQQSLVTPMLPQVQASNIGQTIIDLSSFVNRHYQTSAGVNASNWLKQRWTTLANGRSDITVEQFSHPNWKQKSVIATIRGTDNPDEVVVLGGHLDSINQAGTGESTRAPGADDDASGVASLTEVFRTLVANGYKPRRTLKFMAYAAEEVGLRGSQEIARSHANAGVNVVGVMQLDMTNYKGSVNDIYIYTDYTDSQQNTFVTNLIRTYLPNVTIGSDRCGYGCSDHASWNAQGYAASMPFEAAMSESDPYIHTANDTYENTGSNAEHSVKFARMALAYMVELGSDGPGLPDKVETFSGSLTRSQTKSFGPFKAAAGSTFKASTTGTGDIDLYAKRSSVPTTSSYDCKSDGSTASETCSINITANGDVYVLLKGYTAGSYNLSVSYRPQ from the coding sequence TTGGCGCTTTGCTCCGCCGCCCATGCCGGCGAGAAAGTCTGGATCAGCCTGGGCGATGCCGCCCTGGCCCAACTGCAGAAACACACCACCGCCGCCGTCGCTGCCAGCGTGCAGGCCCGGCCGGCACCGCTCGAGGGCGCTGCTGTCGCGGCGGCCGCTGCTGCGGAGGGGGTCCACCTGGTGCAGGTGGACGAGGACGACCTGGCCAAGCTCTCGGCCTCGGTGCACCATGAGCTGCGCCGCTGCGGCGGCTTCATGTACCACGCCAGCCAGGCCGAAGGCCTGGCCACCCTGCAGCGCCAGTCGGGCGCCGCGCGGCGGGTGACGGCGGCCGCCGCCACCAGGCCGAGCTATGTGATCGACCAGCAGAGCCTGGTCACGCCGATGCTGCCCCAGGTACAGGCCAGCAACATCGGACAGACCATCATCGACCTGTCCAGCTTCGTGAACCGGCACTACCAGACGAGCGCCGGCGTCAACGCCTCCAACTGGCTGAAGCAGCGCTGGACCACGCTGGCCAACGGGCGCAGCGACATCACCGTGGAGCAGTTCAGCCACCCCAACTGGAAGCAGAAGTCGGTGATCGCCACCATACGCGGCACCGACAACCCGGATGAAGTGGTGGTGCTGGGCGGCCACCTGGACTCCATCAACCAGGCAGGCACCGGGGAATCCACCCGCGCACCGGGCGCCGATGACGACGCCTCCGGCGTGGCCAGCCTGACCGAGGTGTTCCGCACGCTGGTGGCCAATGGCTACAAGCCACGCCGCACGCTGAAGTTCATGGCCTATGCCGCGGAGGAAGTGGGCCTGCGCGGCTCGCAGGAGATCGCCAGGAGCCATGCCAACGCCGGCGTCAACGTGGTGGGGGTGATGCAGCTGGACATGACCAACTACAAGGGGTCGGTCAACGACATCTACATCTACACCGACTACACCGACAGCCAGCAGAACACCTTCGTCACCAACCTGATCCGCACCTACCTGCCGAATGTGACGATAGGCAGCGACCGCTGCGGCTACGGCTGCTCCGACCATGCATCGTGGAACGCCCAGGGTTATGCCGCCTCCATGCCCTTCGAGGCGGCCATGAGCGAGAGCGATCCCTACATCCACACCGCGAACGACACCTATGAGAACACCGGCAGCAATGCCGAGCATTCGGTGAAGTTCGCCCGCATGGCGCTGGCCTACATGGTGGAGCTGGGCAGCGACGGCCCGGGCCTGCCCGACAAGGTGGAAACCTTCAGCGGCAGCCTGACCCGCAGCCAGACGAAGAGCTTCGGTCCGTTCAAGGCAGCTGCGGGCAGCACCTTCAAGGCCAGCACCACCGGCACCGGCGACATCGACCTCTATGCCAAGCGCAGCAGCGTGCCGACGACCAGCAGCTATGACTGCAAGTCGGACGGCAGCACCGCCTCGGAGACCTGCAGCATCAACATCACCGCGAACGGCGACGTGTATGTGCTGCTCAAGGGGTACACCGCGGGCAGCTACAACCTCAGCGTGAGCTACCGGCCGCAGTAG
- a CDS encoding RidA family protein, producing the protein MSARDAVFPAGRQALYEKNRYSPAIRSNGFLFVSGQVGSRPDGSPEPELEAQVRLAFENLNAILSAAGCTFRDVVDVTLFIVDPASKLEPIWKVVGEYWGDAPHPTLTGVGVTWLYGFEFEIKVIAKLPETSAG; encoded by the coding sequence ATGTCTGCACGAGATGCCGTGTTCCCGGCTGGCCGCCAGGCCTTGTACGAAAAGAACCGCTACTCGCCAGCCATCCGCTCCAATGGCTTTCTGTTCGTCTCGGGGCAGGTGGGCAGCCGGCCGGACGGGTCGCCCGAGCCCGAGCTGGAGGCACAGGTCCGGCTCGCGTTCGAGAACCTGAACGCCATCCTGTCGGCTGCCGGCTGCACCTTCCGGGACGTGGTCGACGTGACCCTCTTCATCGTCGATCCTGCTTCCAAGCTCGAGCCCATCTGGAAGGTCGTCGGCGAGTACTGGGGCGATGCGCCGCATCCAACGCTCACAGGTGTGGGTGTGACGTGGCTCTATGGCTTCGAGTTCGAGATCAAGGTGATCGCGAAGCTGCCCGAGACCAGCGCCGGCTGA
- a CDS encoding TRAP transporter large permease, with the protein MSMENFAPLMFGGLILVMLIGFPVAFSLAALGLLCGFIAINMGWFPEAFMANLPLNVFGILSNDLLLAIPFFTLMGAILEKCGLAEDMLDSMGQLFGPVRGGLGYSVIIVGFILGAITGTVAGQVIAMAMISLPVMMRYGYNMRYATGVLAASGTITQLVPPSLVLVVLADQLGRSVGDMYKGAWGPSILQVLLFALYTFLLSRFRPHYVPGVPVSARTLQGWALWKKCLRGIIPSAILIFAVLGSMGGLPGITTAVATPTEAGAMGAVGAFILAALHKRLNWSLVRDAMAGTMRITAMVVFILIGSRVFSLVFQGVDGAKWIEHMLSNLPGGQVGFLIVVNVFIFFLAFFLDFFEIAFIILPMLGPVADKMGIDLVWFGVMLCVNMQTSFMHPPFGFALFYLRGISDTLFKNGSIPHRVESKDIYLGSIPWVVLQLLLVVIVIFVPQTVTVFLDKPEAVDLDKVTIEAPVDDPYATPEDGAASDVMQGFEVPPPDAGETPPSMPEEPASAP; encoded by the coding sequence ATGAGCATGGAGAACTTCGCCCCCCTGATGTTCGGGGGGCTCATCCTGGTCATGCTCATCGGCTTCCCGGTGGCCTTCTCGCTGGCGGCGCTGGGCCTGCTGTGCGGCTTCATCGCCATCAACATGGGCTGGTTCCCGGAAGCCTTCATGGCGAACCTGCCGCTCAATGTGTTCGGCATCCTGTCGAATGACCTGCTGCTGGCGATTCCCTTCTTCACGCTGATGGGGGCCATCCTCGAGAAGTGCGGGCTGGCCGAGGACATGCTCGACTCCATGGGCCAGCTCTTCGGCCCGGTGCGTGGCGGCCTGGGCTACTCGGTGATCATCGTCGGCTTCATCCTCGGCGCCATCACCGGCACGGTGGCCGGGCAGGTCATTGCCATGGCCATGATCTCGCTGCCGGTGATGATGCGCTACGGCTACAACATGCGCTATGCCACGGGCGTGCTGGCGGCGTCGGGCACCATCACGCAGCTGGTGCCGCCGTCGCTGGTGCTGGTGGTGCTGGCCGACCAGCTGGGCCGCTCGGTGGGCGACATGTACAAGGGCGCCTGGGGCCCGTCCATCCTGCAGGTGCTGCTGTTCGCGCTCTACACCTTCCTGTTGAGCCGCTTCCGGCCCCACTACGTGCCCGGCGTGCCGGTGTCGGCCCGCACCCTGCAGGGCTGGGCGCTGTGGAAGAAGTGCCTGCGCGGCATCATTCCCTCGGCCATCCTGATCTTCGCGGTGCTGGGCAGCATGGGCGGGCTACCGGGCATCACCACCGCGGTGGCGACGCCGACCGAGGCCGGTGCCATGGGCGCCGTCGGTGCCTTCATCCTCGCGGCCCTGCACAAGCGCCTGAACTGGTCGCTGGTGCGCGACGCCATGGCCGGCACGATGCGCATCACCGCGATGGTGGTGTTCATCCTGATCGGCTCGCGGGTGTTCTCGCTGGTCTTCCAGGGGGTCGACGGCGCGAAGTGGATCGAGCACATGCTGTCCAACCTGCCGGGCGGGCAGGTCGGCTTCCTGATCGTGGTGAACGTCTTCATCTTCTTCCTGGCGTTCTTCCTCGACTTCTTCGAGATTGCCTTCATCATCCTGCCGATGCTCGGCCCGGTGGCCGACAAGATGGGCATCGACCTGGTGTGGTTCGGCGTGATGCTCTGCGTGAACATGCAGACCAGCTTCATGCACCCGCCCTTCGGCTTCGCGCTGTTCTACCTGCGCGGGATCTCCGACACGCTGTTCAAGAACGGCAGCATCCCGCACCGGGTCGAGTCCAAGGACATCTACCTCGGCTCCATTCCCTGGGTGGTGCTGCAGCTGCTGCTGGTGGTGATCGTCATCTTCGTGCCGCAGACCGTCACCGTCTTCCTCGACAAGCCGGAAGCGGTCGACCTGGACAAGGTGACCATCGAGGCGCCGGTGGATGATCCCTATGCCACGCCGGAAGACGGCGCGGCCAGCGATGTGATGCAAGGCTTCGAGGTACCGCCGCCGGACGCGGGCGAAACGCCGCCCAGCATGCCGGAGGAACCGGCCTCGGCACCCTGA